The Pseudodesulfovibrio sp. S3 genome window below encodes:
- a CDS encoding DUF5684 domain-containing protein → MGTLIYLVILIAVVIGLWKMFEKAGEYGWACLIPFYNLWVLNRIGGKEWYWFVGYFIPVVNLVLLLLLSFAIAKKFGLPIIFGVGIFLLPFVFYPILGFGDARYQK, encoded by the coding sequence ATGGGCACTCTCATTTATCTCGTCATATTGATCGCCGTTGTCATCGGCTTGTGGAAGATGTTCGAAAAAGCAGGCGAATATGGATGGGCATGTCTCATCCCCTTTTACAACCTCTGGGTCCTCAACCGCATCGGCGGCAAAGAGTGGTACTGGTTCGTCGGCTACTTCATCCCGGTGGTCAACCTCGTCCTGCTCCTGCTGCTTTCCTTTGCCATTGCAAAGAAATTCGGCCTGCCCATCATTTTCGGGGTCGGGATTTTCCTGCTGCCCTTTGTTTTCTATCCGATTCTCGGATTTGGTGATGCCCGTTACCAGAAGTAG